The Cottoperca gobio chromosome 15, fCotGob3.1, whole genome shotgun sequence genome segment GGACGCTGCCATCTCAACAGCGTGGACCAGTCCATTATAGAGATGGAGAAGTCCTACCCGGACCTGGCCTTCAGGGGCCGCCTCCTGCTCCCGCACAAACCTCAGCGAGCAAACAGCAGCAAGAGCAGCAGTAAAGATGTTCATCTTCCCAGCATTAATGATTACAGTGATGTCAGTAAAGCTGCTGAGCTCCCCAAAAAAGATTGTATTAAAGGCACCAGAGTTAATGCTACAACTGTCCACAGTAAAGATGATGGCATCAAAGCTGATGAAGTGTTGGGTGACGATGGCAGAGGCATTGGCTGTAATGACAGGAACAGTGGTGGGACCACCGCCCCAGGAGACActatgagcagcagcagcagtaccaGTACCAATACCAGTACCACTGATGGAAGCAGAGTCCATGATGAGCTCAGTGAGCCTCAGGCTGTTTCCCTACACATCATCCTGAGAGCTGGATCCAAAGCAGAGCAGAGCCTGAAGCCTGGAGAACCTCATCCGACAGCAGAGCCTCCTGCCAGGACACAGCAGACTGTAGccggtaaaacacacacacacacacacacacacacacacacacacacacacacacacacacacacacacacacacacacacacacacacacacacacacacacacacacacgtttcgtATGTATTCTCATTATGTGCGCAAGATCTTCCTTGTTGTCAGTGTGTTGgtatattttgtaaaaataaaaaatgtaatcttaaGTAAAgaggtaaaaataaaacacaaaagtatggtttacattttgtattaccTTGTTATTTGCAAATAAATCAATGTGGGGGATTCTGTCCACAGCTGCTTTATATTATGAAAAGGCTTCAGTTCAAGAAACCCCTGCAGcatctgaaggcagcaggacTGATGCTAATAAACCCACAGCCTCTCAGACCAAatcaatttgtttattttgtatttcaataGTTATCATAGGCCTAGTAACTGATGGAAAATCATCCTccatctgtctttgtgtgcatTTCTGTGGTGATGTGTGTTCATGTCGTGAAGCTCTGAACGTCAGACATGAGGTAAAGCTTTCTGTTTGCTGAGCTGTCGTTACATGTAACTGTGATCGGCACAGCTGTTTCAGAGCTATGACTTTGTTTTTTACTCATTTTTGTTAGCTTGTGGGCTTATTGGTGCATGAAAAAAACTGCGACTGAGACGAGTGTCGGAAAGAGGTGTGGATGGAAGtggtcattttttttttttaacacaaaaagaaaagttttactCTTTCTGTGAGGCCCAGTACCAAATGATCCATGGCCCGGTACTGGTCCGcggcccggtggttggggacctcTGGTATAAAGTACATACACTTCTTTAGCTTTTTGCCTAAAAACTAAGGTTTTGTTTCTTGCTGTACTGAAAATTCACCCGCAGTATAAATTTGAAACTCTGATTTTTACAGACCTACAAAATAAGAGAGCGGCAAACCCAAAGACTCCCTCTCTGTGCTCCATGGACGAGGAGCAGGAACTGATAGAGCTGGCAGAGAGGATGGACCAGCTCCATGTGCAGGGGgaggaagtgaagagaaaaaaaaaacacaagatagaagaggaaaacacaaataaagagaggaggaagaaagggagaaaggcaagcacagagagagagtcagaggagCAGAACATCAGGATGGAGGCAGGTCCAGCATTAAGCCATGCTGCCAGTAGATGCACCAGATCCTCTCAGTCTGATCCCGTGCTGATGAAGGAGCAGCCCGATGTGTGTCATCATTCACCGCTGAGCATCAGTGCAGCAGAGCACCAGAGCTGTGAAGGAGGCAGCACAGGCCAGCAGCAAGGAGAAGATactgtgagaggagaggaggagcagctggCACAGAGCTTCGTTATAGTCGAGCATCACAAGAAATAACATGCTCCCAAGTTTCATCTACATGTATGGAAATTATTAATGACAAAACTACTGAGCAAGCCCATAACTAACACAAGCTGGAATCAGTCTATAAGCCAAGATTTAACAGTATATAATTCAAAGGGCAACTTTCCCCCTCACACGTTTCcaagtggtattattgttggtgcCAAAGACTACACCGTCcacactgcatttgtttccaaaGAAACTGCGCAAAGGAGACGGTGATAaaatagatgtttttttatgaacAAGATGATCAATCTATTTGTTCATATATCGTTAGCAACATGGCTAACATTACtgtccaaagcaagaaacaaccTTAAGAATCACAATTTGAATTATAAACCCTGATCTCCGTACGAGGCAGAGTAAAACCCccaacagtaataataatcatgcAGGTTTTGTTATTGACGGATCTATTTTAGTATAATTATTTCTCACTCTCCCTTTTCCCCTTCTTTGCCTTACTGTAGCTGTTCTGTTGCGTTGTAAGCTTCTTCTGTTGAGTTGCCTCTCCTACAGCTAATTGCTCTCTGgtaagcagtgatgcagtgtgaaTGTTCAAGGCTTGTATTGGTAAAGGTGAGAATGGAATGCATGCAGCtgtaatgtgttattatttgaTAACCTTCATAATTATAGACACAACTCAAGCACTAACCTCGTCCTTTGTATGCCATAAATGGAGCCTTCATTTTCCCGGGAGATTGCGACCCGGTGGCAGAGAGAACTGCATGGTGAAAGTGAGGCTcatagggaaccaatctaaacacAGATGGTGTCaatattctacagccattacattgtgtaatcaaaatgtacttcataatgataagttaaagcagaaatcttgtctattgccactttaaaaggccagaatatataatatatatatatacatatatatttttttattttattttatgaattgcATGTATTTTTATATGCAGTATGTCACTGGAGAGTTGCAGTTGTAGAtgaaaaaacagcattttatgcGTTTCTCAACCGACCACAATTGAAAATGTTGGCCTGTTTACTCCAGTACACATTGTAGTGTTGTTCTGTGTATTAAAACATCTGTCAGTAATAGCAGGTTCCAGCTTCACCTTTACATTCTTAAAGAAATTCACAAAGCGAATGGAGCAGATCAGAAGCCGTGTGTTACCTGCACAGGATAACTAACACTTCACATCCAGGTTCTATCTGCCCTGTTTGAACTTTCAAAGAAGTGATCAGCATCCTGCTATAACTGAGAGCTCTGAAAGAGCAAAGCTCCCCAGCACTCTGAACTTTATGTCCTCACATGTGTTGTGGCCTTATTGCAGATGAATGTACAGCTCAGGTGTGTGCCCGATCTGTTTTGTTGTTAATCAACTTCATGAACCTTATGCTATCAATCAAAGGTGGAAAGGTGAACTTTGAGTGTGACATTTACACCAATGTCATCATTTGTAACCTCCTCATGGTCAGGAAGAGTTGGGTGATACTTGTAAAGACAGAATATTACACATTGAGCCTGGATACTGTCTCCGGGTTGTCACAGCCTCATGTTCACTCAGATGTTTGGAACTCAGATGCTGTTCTTCTTGAAGgacaaaacaaacctttttgGAATGGAGTTCTAAACACAACATACTCTTACTGGCACATTCTCTGAAaactttataaatgtgtttaaattaaaTCCAATGTGAACTAACCTCTTCACTGGTACTTATACTTGTCTTACTTGTAGAAATAATTGAAAGGAACAATGTTTAGAATACTAGTGTTGGGGAGTAGTGAACTAGCAGTGAAATTAAAGCAATAATATTTTTTCACCATTGTTTCTATACTGTAATTTaaccctttttctttaaatataagtTGAATATTTTTTAGTGGGtggtatttttttgttttgtatgacCTGTGAACAAGTGGGCACTTTTCCATTGAGTGGCACATTATGCTGGTTTGTGacttttttgtatattttcatattaaatgtacattGTCAACAATGTAGTTGAACTTCTTCTCAATAACTTTGGTGAACCTGACTCCCTCAGGTAGCTTTGCTGTAGTTCAACTT includes the following:
- the LOC115019783 gene encoding uncharacterized protein LOC115019783, whose amino-acid sequence is MLLGFELLLARVECYHLLQLLEKDQLGPQEWLDVLQRKVGPTKMDEATEKKTTVVQMEEEEKKKEEADVKDVPLYLDNRLEVKPQPKPGRCHLNSVDQSIIEMEKSYPDLAFRGRLLLPHKPQRANSSKSSSKDVHLPSINDYSDVSKAAELPKKDCIKGTRVNATTVHSKDDGIKADEVLGDDGRGIGCNDRNSGGTTAPGDTMSSSSSTSTNTSTTDGSRVHDELSEPQAVSLHIILRAGSKAEQSLKPGEPHPTAEPPARTQQTVADLQNKRAANPKTPSLCSMDEEQELIELAERMDQLHVQGEEVKRKKKHKIEEENTNKERRKKGRKASTERESEEQNIRMEAGPALSHAASRCTRSSQSDPVLMKEQPDVCHHSPLSISAAEHQSCEGGSTGQQQGEDTVRGEEEQLAQSFVIVEHHKK